In the candidate division KSB1 bacterium genome, one interval contains:
- a CDS encoding PTS sugar transporter subunit IIA: protein MQVSEYIREDLILLDLKAENKADAIRKLIDLLQERGIVKDPDDFFREVMEREKLGTTAVGHGVALPHARTDKLNEIIVAVGRCPEGVDFGAEDGQPVHMIFLIGTPPSEVNRYLKLLAGLSRLLRQQEVRDAIMSASKESEIREALMDAQKVC, encoded by the coding sequence TTGCAGGTTTCCGAATATATCCGGGAGGACCTCATCCTGCTCGACCTCAAGGCCGAGAACAAGGCGGATGCGATCCGCAAGTTGATCGACCTGCTTCAAGAGCGGGGCATTGTGAAGGATCCGGACGATTTCTTCCGCGAGGTAATGGAGCGAGAGAAACTCGGGACCACGGCCGTAGGACATGGTGTGGCTCTCCCCCACGCTCGCACGGACAAGCTGAACGAGATTATCGTCGCCGTAGGGCGATGTCCCGAGGGGGTAGACTTCGGCGCCGAGGATGGGCAGCCGGTCCACATGATCTTCCTTATCGGCACACCTCCCAGCGAAGTCAACAGGTATCTGAAGCTGCTTGCGGGACTCTCGCGACTGTTGCGGCAACAGGAGGTCCGTGACGCCATCATGAGTGCCTCCAAGGAAAGCGAGATTCGGGAGGCGCTCATGGACGCCCAGAAGGTATGCTGA